From Acidovorax sp. 1608163:
GCCCCACGGTGAACGAACCCGTGGCCATGGGCTACGTGCTGCCTGCGTTTGCCGCCATCGGCACCCGTGTGAACGCCATCGTGCGTGGCAAGGCCGTGCCGATGGAAGTGCGCGCCATGCCTTTCACGCCCGCCAACTATTTCCGCGGCTGAAATGGGCTACCCCCTGAGTCGCTGCGCGCCTTCCCCCTGGAAGGGGGACGCCCCCGGTGCTGCGGGGCGGCCCTTGCACGGGGGCCCTGGCCTGGGCCAGGCTGCCGCTACCTGCAGCGCACGGTAGCAGCCGCTAAAGGGTGCATCCCGCTTACATTGCTAATTTCTTTACTTATCCGTTTGCTTGAGGAGTTTCCCTATGACCGTCAAATTTTCCAAAGAACACGAGTGGATCAACACCGCCGACACCGCTGCCGCTGTGGTGGGCATCACCGTGCACGCGCAAGACGCGCTGGGCGATGTGGTGTTTGTGGACCTGCCCGAGGTGGGCGCAACGTTCAACCAAGGTGACGTGGCAGGCGTGGTCGAATCAGTGAAGGCTGCTGCCGATGTGTACATGCCCGTCACCGGCGAGATCGTGGAAGTGAACGAAGCCCTGCGCGCCGACCCCGCCCTGGCCAACACCGACCCGCTGGGCGCTGGCTGGTTCTTCAAGGTCAAGCTGGCCGACGCAGGCCAGCTGGCCGAGCTGATGGACGAAACGGCCTACACCGCCTTCGCCGCCAACGCCTGATTGGCACTTGGCCACTCTCCGGTTTCAAAAACCATAGCTGCCAGCGCTTGATTCCATTGGGTTTCAAGCTAAAAGTCCTTGAAGCGCGCCAAATACAAGCGCTAGCAGCTTCTCTTTTCATAGCACCCCTACGCCCGCCATGACTGCCGCCCTGTCCACATCCCTGCCGTTGTCCGCGCTGGAAAACGCTGCCGAATTCCTGCCCCGCCACATCGGCATCGATGCGGCAGACGAAGCCCACATGCTGTCGGTGATTGGCGAGGCCTCGCGCCGCGCGCTGATCGACTCCATCGTGCCGCGCTCCATCGCACGCAGCAGCGCCATGGACCTGCCCCCGGCCATCACCGAGGCCGCAGCGCTGGCGCAACTCAAAGCCATCGCGGGCAAGAACCAGGTGCTCAAGAGCTTCATCGGCCAGGGCTACTACGGCACGCACACGCCCGGCGTCATCCTGCGCAACATCCTGGAGAACCCCGCCTGGTACACCGCCTACACGCCCTACCAGGCTGAAATCTCCCAAGGCCGCATGGAAGCCCTGGTCAACTTCCAGACCATGGTGTGCGACCTGACCGGCATGCCCATTGCCAACGCATCGATGCTGGACGAAGCCACTGCCGCAGCTGAGGCCATGACGCTGGCCAAGCGCTCGGTCAAAAGCAAGAGCAACGTGTTTGTGGTGGCGGGCGACGCCCACCCCCAGACCATCGAAGTGATCCAGACCCGCGCCAAGCCCTTGGGGCTGGAGGTGAAGCTGGCCAACTCCGCCGAAGAATGGAACACCCTGCTGGCGGGCGACTACTTTGCGGTGCTGGCCCAATATCCCTCCACCAGCGGCCGCATTGATGACCTGCGCGCCGATGTAGAGAAAGCCCACGCAAAGCAAGCCGCCTTCATCGTGGCGGCCGACCTGCTGGCCCTCACGCTCATCACCCCGCCCGGCGAACAAGGTGCCGACATCGTGGTGGGCACCACCCAGCGCTTTGGCATGCCCATGGGCGCGGGCGGCCCGCATGCCGCCTACATGGCCTGCCGCGACGAGTTCAAGCGCAGCATGCCCGGCCGCCTGGTGGGCGTGAGCGTGGACGTACACGGCAAGCCCGCCTACCGCCTAGCCCTGCAAACCCGCGAGCAGCACATTCGCCGCGAAAAAGCCACTTCCAACATCTGCACCGCCCAGGTGCTGCCCGCCGTGGTGGCCAGCATGTACGCCGTGTACCACGGCCCCCAGGGCCTCCAGCGCATCGCCCAGCGCGTGGCCAGCTACACCGCCATCCTGGCGCAAGGCCTCAAGCAACTGGGCGCGCCTGTGCGCGAACAAGCCAGCTTTGACACCCTGAGCCTGCACACCGGCGCCGCTACCAAAACCATAGCTTCTCGCGCTGTATCCATGGGCGCCAACCTGCGCATTTACTTTGAAGAGTACCTGTGCATCTCGCTGGACGAAACCACCACGCGGGCTGACATCGAGCTACTGTGGAAGGTCTTCGCCAAGGACGGCCAGCAGCTCCCCACCTTCGCCGCCTTTGAAAACGGTGTGGAGCCGCTGATCCCCGCCGCGCTGCGCCGCACCAGCAGCTACCTCACGCACCCAGTCTTCAACACCCACCACAGTGAGACCGGCATGCTGCGCTACATCCGTGCGCTGTCTGACAAAGACCTCGCGCTGGACCGCAGCATGATCCCGCTGGGTAGCTGCACGATGAAGCTCAACGCCACCAGCGAGATGATCCCCATCACCTGGCCCGAGTTTGCTGGCGTGCACCCCTTTGCCCCGGCAGACCAGCAGCAAGGCTACAAGGAGCTGGACGAGCAACTGCGCGCCTGGCTGTGTCAGGCCACCGGCTACGCGGGCATCAGCCTGCAACCCAATGCGGGCAGCCAGGGCGAGTACGCGGGCCTGCTCGCCATCAGGGGCTACCACGAGTCGCGTGGCGAGGGTCACCGCAACATCTGCCTCATCCCCAGCAGCGCCCACGGCACCAACCCTGCCAGCGCGCAAATGGTGGGCATGCAGGTGGTGGTGACGGCCTGCGACGCCAACGGCAACGTGGACATGGACGACCTGCAAGCCAAGTGCGAGCAGCACAGCGCCAACCTGGCCTGCATCATGATCACCTACCCCAGCACGCACGGCGTGTTTGAGACCAGCGTGAAAGAACTGTGCGCCCTGGTGCACAGCCACGGCGGCCGCGTGTATGTGGACGGGGCCAACATGAACGCCCTGGTGGGCGTGGCCGCCCCCGGCGAGTTTGGCGGCGACGTAAGCCACCTGAACCTGCACAAGACCTTCTGCATCCCCCACGGCGGCGGCGGCCCCGGCGTGGGCCCCGTGTGCGTGGTGGCAGACCTAGTGCCCTTCTTGCCCGGCCTGCCCGGTCAGGGCGACCAGCCGCGCAACCCAGCGACTGGCACAGTGGGCCCCGTGAGCGCCGCCCCCCTGGGCAACGCCGCCGTGCTGCCCATCAGCTGGATGTACATCCGCATGATGGGCGCCGACGGGTTGCAAGCGGCTACAGAGACGGCCATCCTCAGCGCCAACTACATCAGCGCCCGCCTCAAGGACCACTACCCCACGCTGTACGCGAGTGAAAACGGCCACGTCGCGCACGAGTGCATCCTGGACCTGCGCCACCTCAAGGACACCAGCGGCGTGATGGCCGAAGACGTAGCCAAGCGCCTCATCGACTACGGCTTCCACGCCCCCACGCTCAGCTTCCCCGTGCCCAACACGCTGATGGTGGAGCCCACCGAGAGCGAGACGCTGTTCGAGATCGACCGCTTCATCGACGCGATGATTGCCATCCGCGAAGAGATCCGCCAGATCGAGGCAGGCAAGCTGCCGCAAGACAACAACCCGCTCAAGAATGCGCCGCACACGGCAGAGACCCTGCTGAGTGGCGACTGGGCTCGTCCCTACACCCGCGAGGCTGCCGCCTACCCGGTGGCCGCGCTACGCCAGGCCAAGTACTGGTCGCCAGTGGGTCGGGTGGACAACGTGTATGGCGACCGGAACCTGTTCTGTAGCTGCGTGCCGGTGAGTGAGTTGGCGTAAGTCGAAATACTATGCAACCGCGCTCAAGCGTGTGTTCGCACAAAACGAATCCCATCCGGCAGAGCCTCTTCACGCTAAGCCGAATGGGTACGTCACGACCGTTTTCCCTGCCTGTCCCATCGCTCTGGCGAGACGGCCACAAGCTGTGCTGCGCGTTCACCGCGTTGACTGTGGCTCTCGCCATCCCGAGCACCTCAATCGCAGACTCGGCTGACAGTTATCACGCGTTGGTAGCTCCTTGCAAGAGCGTCCTTCACAACTCAGACTTCGAATTGAATGTCCCGATCGCCGGAGGCCGCCATCGCGCCCGCGGCACTTGTGAGACGCAACAGGTTTTATCCGGCCCCAGAAAACGCAATCGCACTCAAATTGAGGTACGGTTCAACTGCCGTACGGTGGCTGCAAAGCCAACGCAAGAATCCACTGAGTTCTACGCAAGAAAGATCCTTTACTTCACGCTGAACAAGTCAGAGTGGCGTATTGAGTCGGCCGAACTCAGTCTGACAGGGATCCCGCCGACCCCATCAGCGATTCATACGAAAACAATACCAACAGCATCACTAGGCTCTCTGCTGCCTCTGGCCGCCACATGCCTTGGATCGCCATGATGTATCGCATAGCGATAGCGAAACTTGAGGGTTTAACGACGTGCCAACTTCAGCACCCATGCTCAGCTTCCATACTGGCTCACATCAATTCCATCTGCGTGCTGCGTGCGTAGCCGTTCACGATGGAGCTGTATTGCTGCACAGGGCGCAAGGCGATACCTTCTGGGCCTTGCCGGGTGGGCGCGTGGAGGCTGGGGAAGAAGCCGCGCACGCGGTGGTGCGCGAGATGCAAGAAGAACTCTGCGCAGAAGTCAAAGTGCTGCGGCTTGTCTGGGTGGTTGAAAACTTTTTTGAGCACCAGGGTAAGTGCCACCATGAAGTCGGAATGTACTTTCTGGCTGAGCTGGGCGAAGACTCTCCGCTGCTTGCAGACGCCGGGCCATTCCTTGGGAGTGAGGCTGGCAGACCACTGGAGTTTGCGTGGTTTCGGATGCCAGACGTTGCTGCGGTAGAGGTGCGCCCCACGTTTCTGGCCAGTCTGCTGGCGGAACAAGATTTCGCATTCAGGCATGTAGTGCATCGCGACCAAAAGACCCAGTGAGTGGCACGCAGACAAACAGGTGCGGCAGGCTCAATGGTGCGTCGTGCCACTGCGCAATCTGCTGCATTACTGCGCAATGCGTTACAAGCGAAAGGCCCTAACATCAGGCCTCCATTTTTTCCTGGAGTTTTCTTCATGCGCGTTCTTTTCGCCTTGCTCGCTTCTCTGGCCCTGGCCCCTGTTGCCATGGCACAAACCAAACCCGTCACCACGGCCAGTGGCTTGGTGTATGAAGTGATCAAGGAAGGCTCGGGCGAATCGCCCAAGGCGACAGATACGGTGAAGGTGCACTACAAAGGCACGTTCCCTGATGGCAAGGAGTTCGACAGCTCTTACAAGCGCGGCGAATCCACAGAGTTTCCGCTGAACCGAGTGATCCCCTGCTGGACGGAAGGCGTGCAGCGCATGAAGCCCGGCGGCAAGGCCAAGCTGACTTGCCCGCCCGGCATTGCCTACGGCGCCAACGGGGCTGGTGGCGTGATTCCGCCCAACGCCACGTTGAACTTTGAGATCGAGCTGATTTCCGTGAAGCGCTGAGCTTCCAGATGCTGTTGAAGGTGGGAGAGCTGGCGCAGCGCGCGGGCCTGACGGTTCGCACGCTGCACCATTACGATGCCATTGGCCTGCTCACGCCTTCGGGCAGGTCAGAGTCGGGTTACCGCCTTTACGGCCAGGCCGATGTGCAGCGGCTGCACGCGATCCAGACGATGCGCCAGATGGGTCTGGCGCTCAATGACATCACCCACCTGCTGGAGGGCGACAGCGTTGCGCCCGAGCGCATCATCGGCCAGCAGATCCGCGCGCTGGACCAGCAAATAGCGCAAGCCACGGAACTGCGCGGGCGCCTGACCATGCTGCACGACGGCCTGATGGCGGGGGCCGAGCCTGACATGGGTAACTGGCTCGAAGCGCTGGCGCTCATGACCACCTATGGCAAGTATTTCAGCTCGGCCGAACTCAAGCAGATCTTCAGCAGCTGGAACCTGATTGAGGCGGATTGGCTTATTGTGAAGGACCTGGTGCAAAGCGCCATGGACCGCCAGTTGCCACCTGACACCCCCGAAGTCCAGGCGCTGGCCTACCGCTGGATGGGGTTGATGCTGCACTGGATGGGGGGCGACTTGGACCTGCTGGAGCGTTGGGGTCACATGTTCCGCACCGAGCCCAGCACGCAAGGGCGCAACCATGCGCCCGCAGGCGAGATGATTGAATACATCGAAACGGCCATCAAGCTGCGCATGGCACTCCTGGAGAAGTACCTGACACACGACGACCTGCGCACGCTGGGCCATGTGCCGCACACCGACTGGGCAGCATTGGAGGCCGATGTGCAACAGCTTCTGGCCCGTGCCGTACCACACCAGCATCCTGACGCTGCAGCCGCCGCGCTGCGCTGGGGCGCGCTGTTCGACACACTGACGCGCAGCAGCCCCGAATTGCGCCAAAAGCTGCTCACAGCGTCTGCCAGCGAACCGCTGCTACAGGCGGGTTCGCCCCTGAGCGCACCCGTGCGCTCGTATCTGCAAGCGGCGCTGGCACACGCTGCCACAGCCAACGGATCGACTGAAGCGCGGCCATCCGCACAGGGGTAAAAAATGCCCAAGAGTGCTTGACCCTCACGCAACGTGAGGGTTCATAGTGGGTCCCCATGAATGGATCGACCTATGACTATTGACACAGCATCCCCCCACAAGCCGCAGAGCCCCAGCCCTGCCTCTCCCAAAGACCCGCGCGCCGCGCTGTTCAAAGACCCCAACTTTCGCTGGATGACGGCTGGCTCTTTCCTGTCCATGCTGGGCGATCAGTTCACCCTGATCGCGCTGCCCTGGCTGGTACTGCAGATGACGGGGGACACCCTGGTGCTGGGCACCGTGCTGGCCCTCATCAGCATCCCGCGTGCGCTGTTCATCCTGGTGGGCGGAGCACTGGTAGACCGCCATTCGCCCAAGCAGGTGTTGATGGTCACCAAATACGTCAACCTGGTGCTGCTGGCCGCACTGGCGGGGCTGGTGCTTGCAGGCACCCTGACGCTGTGGATGGTGTATGCCCTGTCACTGGGCATTGGCCTGGCCACTGCCTTCAGCATCCCAGCCGGCACGGCCATGATGCCCCACGTGGTGGCACGCCCGCAGTTGCAGGCAGCCAATGGCATCAGCCTGGGCCTGCGCCAGCTCACCATGTTTCTGGGGCCTTTGCTCGCCGGACTGTTGATTGCGTTGTTCGGCGCCGGGGACACTGCCGCCAGTGAAGCCACGCGCGCAAACGCCACGGGCATTGGCCTTGCCTTTGCGATAGATGCGCTGAGTTTTGCGGTGTCGGCCTGGACGCTGTCGCAAGTGCAAACCCATGCTGCGCCGGCCACTCCCGCCGCAGCGCCGCAGGCGGTGCTGGCATCTGTAGCGCAAGGACTGGCGCACTTTTGGCGCGACCACGAGCTGCGCACCTGCTTTCTGTATTGGAGCGCCATCGCCCTGTTCATCATGGGCCCCATCCACATCGCCATTCCGGTGCTGGCCAGCAGCACGCCGCAACTCGGTGCGGCAGCGTTTGGCACCATGGTCGGCGCGCACGGCGCGGGCACGTTGCTGGGCATGGTGGTGTCGGGCATGGTGCCTCGGCTGCGCATCGGCAGCCTGGGCCTGACGATCCTGGCCTTCGACGCAGTCATTGGGGTGCTGTTCATGCCACTGGGGCTGATCACGGCCGTGTGGCAGGGCGCGGGGCTGATGCTGGCCATCGGCCTGCTGGGCGGGTTCATGCAAGTGAGCGTGTTTACCTGGATACAGCAGCGTGTGCCGCCTGCGTTGCTGGGCCGAGCGATGAGCCTGTTCATGTTCATCTTCATGGGCCTGGCGCCGATCTCTGCGGCAGTGACAGGCTGGGTAATGAAGGGCATCACGCTGGCCCAGCTGTTTGCGACCAGCGGCGGTACGCTGGTGGTGCTGACCGCACTGGCCTTGCTGCTCACGCCGATGCGCCGCGTGACGGACACGGCCCCCGCTGCACGCTGAAAATGCCCTGAACGCCTCGGCCAAGGCCCGGACGAAAGCTGTGGTGGAAAGCAAAAAGGCCGGGCGCATGCGCCCGGCCTTTTTGGCAGGTGGGGCAGATCGGGACTCAGACGGCCGTCACAAATTGCTCCAGCGGACGGCGCACCTTCTTCAGGTTCACCAGCCAGTCACCTTCGTCGGCACGGTAGCCCAGGGGCAGGATGGCGACGCTGCGCAGGCCCTTGGCGCGCAGGCCCAGGATGTCGTCGAGGGCAGCGGGGTCAAAGCCTTCCATGGGGGTGCTGTCCACTTGCTCGAAGGCAGCGGCAATGATGGCGGCGCTCATGCCGATGTAGGCTTGGCGCGCTGCGTGCTGGAAGTTCACTTCGGCACCGCGCTGGGGGTAGCTGCTCAGCAGCATGTTGCGGTAGTTTTCCCAGCCTTCGTTCTTAAAGCCACGCACGTCGTTGGTGTAGTCAAACATGGCGTTGATGCGCTCGGCGGTGTAGTCGTCCCAGGCGGCAAATACCAGCAGGTGCGAGCCATCGGTGATTTGGGCCTGATTCCAGGCGATGGGCTTGATGCGCTCGCGCACGGCGGCATCGGTCACCACAAAAATCTCGTAGGGCTGCAGGCCGCTCGAGGTGGGCGCGAGGCGGGCTGCTTCGATGATGCGCTCCACCTTGTCTTGCGCCACCACCTTGGTGGGGTTCATCTTCTTGGTGGCGTAGCGCCACTGCAGTTTGTCGATGAGGGCGTTGTCAGCGGCGGTATGGGTGGTGGTCATGTGAAAGCGGCTTTCCGAAAGAATGAGGAGAGATACCGAGTGGGTATCAAAGGGGTACGGTGAGGAATGTAGTTTTCATCGGCCCAGGCAGATAGCCCGCAACAGGAAAAATATTGTTCGCGATCTGGCAACAATCACCCTGCACGGTGGCCAATTCGGGCCCAATCCGCGCACAGACGCATCGATTCAAACCTATCGGCCCATCCATCGACCGATGGCTGCGGCACCAGAGCCCCTTCGGCCAAGGCACTGCACACCTGTGAAGCACGTACACTGGCAATTCTCTCGGCCCCCTGCGAGCCCCCGGGTGGTCCGGCGTGCCAACCGCCATCCCGGGCCGCGCAGTGGTTGCGGTGGCATCGCCGAGACCCTTTGCAGGGCCCCAACCGCAGGGATTTATCGCGCCAAGCCCCATGAGCCAACCGGACCTCTCCTTTTTGCTGAACGCTGAGCCAGGCAATGCCCAGCCACCTGTGCCTGCCGAGCGCCGCAAGGCCGACCGCCCCAAGGGCTCGGTGGCGGCTCTGATTGCCGAGCTGCGCGCCTCCCAGGCAGAGCTGGAAGGCCAGAACAAGGTGCTGCGCTACAGCCAGACAGTGGCCGAGAGTGCGTCGGAGCGGTTCGAGACCCTGTTCTCCAGCGTGCCGCTGGCGCTGATGGTGGTGGACGAATACGACATGGTGGTGCAGGCCAATTCAATGGCGCACCGGTCGTTTCAGCCCACCGAGCGCGACCGCCCCCTCACCGCGCTGATGCCTTTTGTCTCGGAAGCCGATGCACCGCGTGTGCGCGCCGCGTTCGAGCAAGCGCAGGCCGAGGGGCACAGTGAGGTGACCGAGGTGGTCTTCCCCATCGGCCCCCAGGTGCACATCACCGGCGACCTGCACATTGCGCGCATCGAGGCGGCACAGGACGACGGTACTGTGCAGCTGCAGTTTTTGTGCGCCGTGATTGACCAAGGCCCGCTGCTGGCCGAGCGCCATGCGCTGCAGCAAAGCGCATTGGCCGTGCAGCAACGCAATGAACAGCTCCACGCCAGCGAAAAGCGGCTGGAGGCCGTGATCAACTCGGCGCTGGACGCCATCATTTGCGTAGACCAGCACGGGCTGATTACCGTCTTCAACCCCACAGCGGCGGCCCTGTTCCAGTGCAGCGCACAAGACGCACTGGGCAGCCCGCTGGAGCGATTTTTGCCCGCGGCCGGGCAAGCCATGGCATTTGCCCAGCTCACCACCCAGGCCATGCTGGGCGAGATGATGGCCTGCACGGCCAGCGCCAAAGAACTGGCGGTGGAGGTGAGCGTGTCGTTTGAGCGCCATGCCGAGGGCGAGACCACCACCGTGTTTGCGCGCGACCTGACGGGCCGCAAAAAGACCGAGGCGCACCGCAACGAGCTGGAGGCGCAGCTGCGCGAATCCCACAAGATGCAGGCGGTGGGCACCATGGCGGGCGGTATCGCGCACGACTTCAACAACATCCTGAGCGCGATTTTGGGGAACGTGGAGTTGGCCAAAGCCGACTGCGGCCCAGGTTCTTCCGCGCTGGAGAGCCTGCTGGAGATTGAAAAAGCCGGGCGACGGGCGCGCGACCTAGTGCGTCAGATTCTGACCTTCAGCCGCAACGAGCCCCCCCGGCGCACCGCCGTGGCGCTGGCAGAAGTGGCGCACGACACCGAGCGCCTGCTGCGCGTGACCCTGCCCCCGGCCATTGAGCTGCACATGCACCTGCCCACCGGCCTGCCCCCGGTGCTGGCAGATGCCACGCAGGTGGAGCAAGCCCTGCTGAACCTGTGCACGAACGCCATCCAATCGATGGGCAGCGCCAGAGGCAGCATCCACGTCGAAGCGGTGGCCATCCAACCAGACCAGCGCCTGAGCGAGCGCCTGGGCTTGGCCACCGCCGACTATGTGGCACTGAGCGTGCGCGACACCGGCCCCGGCATGGATGCCGCCACGCTGCAGCGCATTTTTGAGCCCTTCTTCACCACCAAGCCCGTAGGCCAGGGCACGGGCCTGGGCCTGGCTGTGGTGCACGGCGTAATGCGCACGCACGAAGGCGCGGTGGATGTGCAAAGCACGCCAGGCGAAGGCAGCCGCTTCACGCTGTACTTTCCGGTGGCCCGGCCTGAGCAGGCGGCAGAGCCAGCACCACCCGCCGCCGCCCTGCCCGGCCCAGAGGCACCAAACCCGGCCCCCGAGCCCGCCACGGAGACACCAGCCACAACCCCTGCCAACGTACAGGCTCCCCGGGCCCACCACGTCATGTATGTGGACGACGACGAGGCCCTGGTGTTTCTGGTGCAGCGGCTGCTGCGCAGGCGGGGCTACCGCGTCAGCGGGTTTACAGACCCCCACGAAGCCACGGCAGCGCTGCGGGCCCAGCCGCAGGACTATGACCTGCTGGTGACCGACTACAACATGCCGGGCTTCTGCGGCGTGGACCTGGTGCGCGAAGCCAGGCTGATTCGGCCTGACCTGCCCGTGGCCCTGGCCTCGGGCTATGTGACGGCAGAGATTGAACAGGCGGCATTGGCTGAAGGTGCACGCGCACTCATCCACAAGCCCAATGATGTGGAAGAGCTGTGTGCCACCGTGCACCAGCTGGTGCATGGCGACAATGCGCCCCCTCGCTGAAGAGC
This genomic window contains:
- the gcvH gene encoding glycine cleavage system protein GcvH — encoded protein: MTVKFSKEHEWINTADTAAAVVGITVHAQDALGDVVFVDLPEVGATFNQGDVAGVVESVKAAADVYMPVTGEIVEVNEALRADPALANTDPLGAGWFFKVKLADAGQLAELMDETAYTAFAANA
- the gcvP gene encoding aminomethyl-transferring glycine dehydrogenase, which gives rise to MTAALSTSLPLSALENAAEFLPRHIGIDAADEAHMLSVIGEASRRALIDSIVPRSIARSSAMDLPPAITEAAALAQLKAIAGKNQVLKSFIGQGYYGTHTPGVILRNILENPAWYTAYTPYQAEISQGRMEALVNFQTMVCDLTGMPIANASMLDEATAAAEAMTLAKRSVKSKSNVFVVAGDAHPQTIEVIQTRAKPLGLEVKLANSAEEWNTLLAGDYFAVLAQYPSTSGRIDDLRADVEKAHAKQAAFIVAADLLALTLITPPGEQGADIVVGTTQRFGMPMGAGGPHAAYMACRDEFKRSMPGRLVGVSVDVHGKPAYRLALQTREQHIRREKATSNICTAQVLPAVVASMYAVYHGPQGLQRIAQRVASYTAILAQGLKQLGAPVREQASFDTLSLHTGAATKTIASRAVSMGANLRIYFEEYLCISLDETTTRADIELLWKVFAKDGQQLPTFAAFENGVEPLIPAALRRTSSYLTHPVFNTHHSETGMLRYIRALSDKDLALDRSMIPLGSCTMKLNATSEMIPITWPEFAGVHPFAPADQQQGYKELDEQLRAWLCQATGYAGISLQPNAGSQGEYAGLLAIRGYHESRGEGHRNICLIPSSAHGTNPASAQMVGMQVVVTACDANGNVDMDDLQAKCEQHSANLACIMITYPSTHGVFETSVKELCALVHSHGGRVYVDGANMNALVGVAAPGEFGGDVSHLNLHKTFCIPHGGGGPGVGPVCVVADLVPFLPGLPGQGDQPRNPATGTVGPVSAAPLGNAAVLPISWMYIRMMGADGLQAATETAILSANYISARLKDHYPTLYASENGHVAHECILDLRHLKDTSGVMAEDVAKRLIDYGFHAPTLSFPVPNTLMVEPTESETLFEIDRFIDAMIAIREEIRQIEAGKLPQDNNPLKNAPHTAETLLSGDWARPYTREAAAYPVAALRQAKYWSPVGRVDNVYGDRNLFCSCVPVSELA
- a CDS encoding NUDIX hydrolase, with protein sequence MLSFHTGSHQFHLRAACVAVHDGAVLLHRAQGDTFWALPGGRVEAGEEAAHAVVREMQEELCAEVKVLRLVWVVENFFEHQGKCHHEVGMYFLAELGEDSPLLADAGPFLGSEAGRPLEFAWFRMPDVAAVEVRPTFLASLLAEQDFAFRHVVHRDQKTQ
- a CDS encoding FKBP-type peptidyl-prolyl cis-trans isomerase, whose product is MRVLFALLASLALAPVAMAQTKPVTTASGLVYEVIKEGSGESPKATDTVKVHYKGTFPDGKEFDSSYKRGESTEFPLNRVIPCWTEGVQRMKPGGKAKLTCPPGIAYGANGAGGVIPPNATLNFEIELISVKR
- a CDS encoding MerR family transcriptional regulator; its protein translation is MLLKVGELAQRAGLTVRTLHHYDAIGLLTPSGRSESGYRLYGQADVQRLHAIQTMRQMGLALNDITHLLEGDSVAPERIIGQQIRALDQQIAQATELRGRLTMLHDGLMAGAEPDMGNWLEALALMTTYGKYFSSAELKQIFSSWNLIEADWLIVKDLVQSAMDRQLPPDTPEVQALAYRWMGLMLHWMGGDLDLLERWGHMFRTEPSTQGRNHAPAGEMIEYIETAIKLRMALLEKYLTHDDLRTLGHVPHTDWAALEADVQQLLARAVPHQHPDAAAAALRWGALFDTLTRSSPELRQKLLTASASEPLLQAGSPLSAPVRSYLQAALAHAATANGSTEARPSAQG
- a CDS encoding MFS transporter, which encodes MTIDTASPHKPQSPSPASPKDPRAALFKDPNFRWMTAGSFLSMLGDQFTLIALPWLVLQMTGDTLVLGTVLALISIPRALFILVGGALVDRHSPKQVLMVTKYVNLVLLAALAGLVLAGTLTLWMVYALSLGIGLATAFSIPAGTAMMPHVVARPQLQAANGISLGLRQLTMFLGPLLAGLLIALFGAGDTAASEATRANATGIGLAFAIDALSFAVSAWTLSQVQTHAAPATPAAAPQAVLASVAQGLAHFWRDHELRTCFLYWSAIALFIMGPIHIAIPVLASSTPQLGAAAFGTMVGAHGAGTLLGMVVSGMVPRLRIGSLGLTILAFDAVIGVLFMPLGLITAVWQGAGLMLAIGLLGGFMQVSVFTWIQQRVPPALLGRAMSLFMFIFMGLAPISAAVTGWVMKGITLAQLFATSGGTLVVLTALALLLTPMRRVTDTAPAAR
- a CDS encoding NAD(P)H-dependent oxidoreductase, which translates into the protein MTTTHTAADNALIDKLQWRYATKKMNPTKVVAQDKVERIIEAARLAPTSSGLQPYEIFVVTDAAVRERIKPIAWNQAQITDGSHLLVFAAWDDYTAERINAMFDYTNDVRGFKNEGWENYRNMLLSSYPQRGAEVNFQHAARQAYIGMSAAIIAAAFEQVDSTPMEGFDPAALDDILGLRAKGLRSVAILPLGYRADEGDWLVNLKKVRRPLEQFVTAV
- a CDS encoding ATP-binding protein, which produces MSQPDLSFLLNAEPGNAQPPVPAERRKADRPKGSVAALIAELRASQAELEGQNKVLRYSQTVAESASERFETLFSSVPLALMVVDEYDMVVQANSMAHRSFQPTERDRPLTALMPFVSEADAPRVRAAFEQAQAEGHSEVTEVVFPIGPQVHITGDLHIARIEAAQDDGTVQLQFLCAVIDQGPLLAERHALQQSALAVQQRNEQLHASEKRLEAVINSALDAIICVDQHGLITVFNPTAAALFQCSAQDALGSPLERFLPAAGQAMAFAQLTTQAMLGEMMACTASAKELAVEVSVSFERHAEGETTTVFARDLTGRKKTEAHRNELEAQLRESHKMQAVGTMAGGIAHDFNNILSAILGNVELAKADCGPGSSALESLLEIEKAGRRARDLVRQILTFSRNEPPRRTAVALAEVAHDTERLLRVTLPPAIELHMHLPTGLPPVLADATQVEQALLNLCTNAIQSMGSARGSIHVEAVAIQPDQRLSERLGLATADYVALSVRDTGPGMDAATLQRIFEPFFTTKPVGQGTGLGLAVVHGVMRTHEGAVDVQSTPGEGSRFTLYFPVARPEQAAEPAPPAAALPGPEAPNPAPEPATETPATTPANVQAPRAHHVMYVDDDEALVFLVQRLLRRRGYRVSGFTDPHEATAALRAQPQDYDLLVTDYNMPGFCGVDLVREARLIRPDLPVALASGYVTAEIEQAALAEGARALIHKPNDVEELCATVHQLVHGDNAPPR